Proteins co-encoded in one Acidobacteriota bacterium genomic window:
- a CDS encoding PQQ-binding-like beta-propeller repeat protein — MKALVLLLCILYLYAAISLAQPAWQSNLDSKIRFYQTTDFGIILAGTERSLYSIDGQTGERIWRQSTGNINATSVTPVPDTDLILFSRDEGKNSRLEAVDMLTGSRIWQSDKVKGDVMQLAVDPENDLIAVVLVRDPRGKADDNFKKKPTVQVLQLSTGDELWKRELDTSIEMMPTRFGENLGDIDYTLDNYRAPLLLDGRLFLFYEGSTSFDARTGKEKEREKFKINEDGLALTEADPVFDDQHVYVSGKGKIRAVNRRTGKQDWEADDLGICAEMALVGNVLYVRTGGQFTQLKDGELKEKGPFGVTAINTTNGKTLWRYKGADKGLTNFVFADLNTILIADKDDLITLDARSGTRTAKRDHKTEKAQFVLINEGGQAVVGGRNEIAAFRVGSDSKTPELWRVRHTAPARGTFRIIAGIVSRAAALYFRYGGIATSAIGFARTGLSIATAANSFRWSGLQTRFGSVNLSTLAGNAARNYAMRRVYAYGSLGRIQNLSRFGSLNVTVPNATDIRGQIIGRAVDRVTPSRGAVSESIFDRIDPARQLDRFSDYLLRRKRLAELRSNHMYFYTDLPRPYEKRGLIGVNVHTGRDARFALVSVPDAQFVTDEAVGLLYSANGNNLQAFDFVDR, encoded by the coding sequence ATGAAAGCACTAGTTCTACTTTTATGCATCCTGTACCTTTACGCGGCTATTTCCCTTGCTCAGCCTGCTTGGCAATCTAATCTCGATTCGAAGATCCGCTTTTACCAGACAACCGATTTCGGCATTATCCTCGCCGGAACGGAGCGAAGCCTCTACTCTATTGACGGACAGACGGGCGAACGTATTTGGAGGCAATCGACCGGGAATATCAATGCGACATCTGTCACGCCGGTGCCGGATACTGATCTTATTCTGTTTTCACGCGACGAAGGCAAAAACTCACGGCTTGAGGCCGTCGATATGCTTACGGGCTCACGTATCTGGCAGAGTGACAAGGTCAAAGGCGATGTGATGCAGCTCGCGGTCGATCCGGAGAATGATCTGATCGCGGTAGTTCTCGTGAGAGACCCGCGCGGGAAGGCAGACGACAATTTTAAGAAAAAGCCAACCGTTCAAGTATTGCAGCTCTCAACCGGCGACGAACTGTGGAAACGCGAACTCGATACCAGCATCGAAATGATGCCGACGCGTTTTGGCGAGAATCTGGGCGATATCGACTACACGCTCGACAATTACCGCGCTCCTCTGCTCCTTGATGGTCGGCTCTTTCTGTTCTACGAAGGCTCAACCTCGTTCGACGCCCGCACGGGAAAGGAGAAGGAACGCGAGAAATTCAAGATCAACGAAGACGGCCTCGCCCTGACCGAGGCCGATCCGGTTTTTGACGACCAACACGTCTACGTCTCGGGCAAAGGTAAGATCCGTGCGGTCAACCGCCGCACTGGAAAACAGGACTGGGAAGCGGACGATCTCGGCATTTGTGCGGAGATGGCTCTAGTCGGAAATGTGCTTTATGTACGAACGGGCGGCCAGTTCACGCAGCTAAAGGACGGCGAACTAAAAGAAAAAGGCCCGTTCGGTGTGACCGCTATCAATACCACCAACGGTAAAACGCTCTGGCGTTACAAAGGTGCTGACAAAGGGCTGACAAATTTTGTTTTCGCCGACCTAAACACCATCCTGATCGCCGACAAAGACGACCTCATAACGCTCGACGCCCGTAGCGGAACACGCACGGCAAAACGCGACCACAAAACCGAGAAAGCACAATTTGTCCTCATAAACGAAGGCGGCCAAGCGGTCGTTGGGGGTAGAAACGAGATCGCAGCTTTTCGCGTCGGCTCAGACTCGAAAACGCCGGAATTATGGCGTGTTCGTCACACGGCTCCGGCACGCGGAACATTTCGGATCATCGCCGGGATCGTATCCCGAGCCGCGGCGTTATATTTCCGCTACGGCGGCATCGCGACTTCAGCGATCGGTTTTGCGAGAACAGGTTTAAGTATCGCGACGGCGGCAAATTCGTTTCGCTGGTCTGGTTTGCAGACGCGGTTCGGGTCGGTAAACTTGTCAACGCTCGCGGGAAACGCGGCTAGAAATTATGCGATGCGGCGGGTCTACGCCTACGGGTCTCTCGGTCGAATCCAAAATCTCAGCCGTTTCGGCAGCCTTAATGTAACGGTTCCAAACGCCACTGACATCCGCGGTCAGATCATCGGGCGAGCGGTAGACCGTGTGACGCCTTCGCGAGGAGCGGTTAGCGAGAGCATCTTCGACCGCATAGATCCGGCACGGCAGCTCGACCGGTTCTCCGATTACCTTCTCCGCCGCAAACGCCTCGCCGAGCTGCGTTCGAACCACATGTATTTCTACACCGACCTTCCGCGTCCCTACGAAAAAAGAGGCCTCATTGGGGTCAATGTTCATACGGGCCGGGATGCAAGGTTTGCACTCGTCTCAGTGCCTGACGCGCAATTCGTGACTGACGAAGCTGTCGGTTTGCTTTATTCGGCAAACGGAAATAATTTGCAGGCGTTTGATTTTGTAGATCGGTAA
- the rdgB gene encoding RdgB/HAM1 family non-canonical purine NTP pyrophosphatase, whose amino-acid sequence MDRKLLIATNNQGKVAELQDLIADFPIELLSLADFPAVVEVDETGSTFAENAELKAAGYARQTSSFALADDSGLEVDALDGRPGVLSARYGGEATTFAEKISMLIDEMKAAESDERRARFVCSISIADTKGTILFTADGVCKGRIADSPRGAGGFGYDPLFIPDGFAQTFGELDRSTKQTISHRSRAFQQIIPFLRHFKLG is encoded by the coding sequence ATGGACCGTAAATTACTAATAGCAACAAATAATCAGGGCAAGGTAGCCGAGCTGCAAGACCTGATCGCCGATTTCCCTATCGAACTACTCAGCCTGGCCGATTTTCCCGCCGTAGTAGAAGTCGATGAAACCGGATCGACATTTGCCGAGAATGCAGAGCTCAAGGCCGCAGGCTATGCTCGGCAAACGTCCAGTTTCGCCCTGGCGGACGATTCCGGCCTTGAGGTCGATGCTCTCGATGGCCGTCCGGGCGTACTATCAGCCCGCTATGGCGGCGAGGCCACGACTTTTGCTGAGAAAATATCGATGTTGATCGATGAAATGAAGGCTGCGGAATCTGACGAACGGCGAGCGAGATTCGTCTGCTCGATCTCGATCGCTGATACGAAAGGCACCATTTTGTTCACCGCCGACGGCGTTTGCAAAGGCCGGATCGCCGATTCGCCGCGCGGCGCGGGCGGTTTTGGTTACGATCCGCTGTTCATTCCGGATGGCTTCGCTCAGACATTTGGCGAACTCGACCGCTCCACAAAGCAGACGATAAGCCACCGGTCGAGGGCTTTTCAACAAATAATCCCATTTTTACGGCATTTTAAGCTGGGGTGA
- a CDS encoding PQQ-dependent sugar dehydrogenase produces MTMQGILFFAVSIFAMACSNATPVGGFENTVFETQDKQIKFRVETVASGLEVPWGIAWLPNKDLIFTERKGRVRIIESGKLRAEPIFTVPDVEPSGESGLMDISLHPDFAKNNFIYLAYSYNNDGKRVKVVRYKFASNAFTEPKVIIDNIPGAPNHAGMRARFGPDGKLYVTTGDSTDWNLAQKLDSLAGKTLRLNDDGTVPQDNPFVGQKDARSEIWSYGHRNAQGLAWQTGSGLMFQTEHGPSFFEGKGSGGDEVNIVEKGKNLGWSEIHHTEKREGMVSPLLEYSPACAPGSGMFYNGSALPAFKGNFFFGCLKSARIIRVTLDGRNFVAQENLLDGTFGRIREMEEGPDGYIYFSTSNLDGRGSPSKDDDRIMRIVPN; encoded by the coding sequence ATGACTATGCAGGGCATTTTGTTTTTTGCGGTCTCGATCTTTGCGATGGCGTGTTCGAACGCAACCCCGGTGGGCGGATTTGAGAATACTGTTTTTGAAACACAGGATAAACAGATAAAATTCCGCGTCGAAACGGTCGCGAGCGGCCTCGAAGTACCTTGGGGCATCGCGTGGCTGCCAAACAAAGATCTCATCTTCACAGAACGAAAAGGCCGCGTGCGCATCATCGAATCCGGAAAACTGCGTGCGGAACCAATTTTCACAGTTCCCGATGTCGAACCGAGTGGCGAGAGCGGTTTGATGGATATCTCGCTCCATCCCGACTTCGCCAAGAACAACTTCATCTATCTCGCCTACTCCTATAATAACGACGGCAAACGCGTTAAGGTCGTCCGGTATAAGTTTGCGAGCAACGCATTCACTGAGCCGAAAGTCATCATCGACAATATTCCCGGAGCCCCGAATCACGCCGGAATGCGAGCCCGCTTCGGCCCGGACGGCAAGCTATATGTCACAACCGGCGATTCGACCGACTGGAATCTAGCTCAAAAGCTCGATTCCCTCGCGGGTAAAACGTTAAGGCTAAACGACGACGGAACTGTGCCGCAGGATAATCCGTTCGTTGGCCAAAAAGACGCGCGTTCCGAGATCTGGTCATACGGCCATCGGAATGCGCAGGGGCTCGCGTGGCAGACCGGTTCAGGCTTGATGTTCCAAACAGAACACGGCCCAAGCTTTTTCGAAGGCAAGGGCTCAGGCGGCGACGAGGTCAATATTGTCGAAAAAGGAAAGAATCTAGGCTGGTCCGAGATCCATCACACGGAAAAACGCGAGGGCATGGTCTCACCGCTGCTCGAATATTCCCCGGCGTGTGCACCGGGAAGCGGGATGTTCTACAACGGTTCCGCGTTACCAGCGTTCAAAGGGAATTTCTTCTTCGGCTGTCTAAAAAGTGCTCGCATAATCCGCGTCACGCTCGACGGCCGTAATTTCGTCGCTCAGGAAAATCTCCTCGACGGCACATTCGGCCGCATCCGCGAAATGGAAGAAGGCCCGGACGGTTACATCTACTTCTCAACCTCAAACCTGGACGGTCGAGGCTCGCCCTCAAAAGATGATGACCGGATCATGCGGATCGTCCCGAACTAA
- a CDS encoding GGDEF domain-containing protein, whose translation MPENFIDLRTLSFALMLVTGLMASVMYFVLRAQKTYTGTGFWVLSNLAGTLGFLCLGLRGFAPDLLTVVLGNMLAVGTTALALEGNRSFLQLKRKSVIPVTIMAGYAITLIYQTYVSVSVTNRIVTASIVSSVLTFLSYRAFTEKPGLMTNVVYRTVALTFLLFSGFMFLRMVASMTFPLFSHLYTPEWIQTVSFMIFLVFATVWTLNYVVLNSERLNEELRAKENELLERATTDFLTGVSNKRAFDEFASAEIKRSRRYNIPTCLVLLDLDHFKKVNDTFGHSVGDKVLTEIGILLKRMTRQHDLIARIGGEEFGLLLTHTDIESGHAVAEAFRREIQNLEIKHAAINLSVTSSFGVAELRESDTLESLLERADTHLYKAKDNGRNRVSSEAKSGSKKGLRLLSQA comes from the coding sequence ATGCCCGAAAATTTCATAGATCTTCGCACGTTATCGTTTGCACTAATGCTGGTCACCGGTCTCATGGCCAGCGTTATGTACTTCGTCCTGCGCGCTCAGAAGACATATACCGGGACGGGATTCTGGGTACTATCAAATCTTGCCGGAACATTGGGCTTCCTTTGCCTGGGCTTGCGTGGATTTGCACCTGACCTGCTGACGGTGGTTCTTGGGAATATGCTGGCAGTCGGAACAACGGCACTCGCTCTCGAAGGCAATCGAAGTTTTCTTCAGTTAAAACGCAAGAGCGTCATTCCGGTCACGATCATGGCTGGATACGCGATCACTCTGATTTATCAAACCTACGTAAGTGTGAGCGTTACGAACCGGATAGTTACCGCCTCGATAGTTTCGTCGGTACTAACCTTTCTCAGCTACCGAGCCTTCACCGAAAAACCGGGATTGATGACGAATGTCGTTTACCGCACGGTAGCACTCACATTCCTTCTATTCTCGGGGTTTATGTTCCTAAGGATGGTCGCGTCAATGACGTTTCCGCTTTTCAGTCATCTTTACACACCTGAATGGATCCAGACCGTCTCATTCATGATATTTCTCGTGTTCGCGACCGTTTGGACACTGAACTACGTCGTACTCAACAGCGAGAGGCTCAACGAGGAATTGCGTGCCAAGGAAAACGAACTCCTCGAGCGTGCAACTACCGATTTCCTGACCGGCGTCAGCAATAAGCGAGCATTTGACGAATTCGCTTCTGCGGAGATCAAGCGCAGCCGCCGGTACAATATTCCAACCTGCCTCGTCCTGCTCGACCTTGATCATTTCAAGAAGGTGAATGACACGTTTGGACACTCCGTCGGCGACAAGGTCCTGACTGAGATCGGCATACTTCTGAAACGAATGACACGGCAGCACGACCTGATCGCCCGCATCGGCGGCGAGGAATTTGGCCTGCTGCTCACGCACACCGACATCGAAAGCGGCCACGCCGTCGCCGAAGCTTTCCGCCGCGAGATCCAGAATCTCGAGATCAAGCACGCCGCTATCAACCTCAGCGTTACTTCGAGTTTCGGCGTTGCCGAGCTCCGCGAATCAGACACGCTCGAATCGCTGCTGGAACGTGCCGATACACACCTTTACAAAGCCAAAGACAATGGCCGGAACCGAGTGAGTTCGGAAGCCAAGAGCGGCAGCAAGAAGGGCCTTCGACTTCTTTCGCAGGCCTAA
- a CDS encoding PQQ-dependent sugar dehydrogenase: protein MRKLLFFTILLLPIYTLSQSRLVDQRISLKNGRSFTIKIAEGYEMIPAMEGLKRVRFFAKAPDGRIFVTDMYNLADNTRGTVYILDGWNAETGKFSKLIPYLTKLRNPNSVQFYRDANGQEWFYLAETHQLTRRKFTLGETKPTDTKPEVLATFPDYGLSYKYGGWHLTRTISFSPDGRLYVSVGSSCNSCVEKEKIRASIISMNPDGTDQREFAKGLRNAVGLRAIGKYVFATNQGSDHLGMQKPDETFYALKEGADYGWPYCHSSNGKIFADPKIKRSSGCTNVTAPYAFFPSRSSALGFDYFDDADADPLVKNAFLVSLHGSTDKNMGHGYKVVIMRKGEKLQDLITGFLQNGKVMGRPCDIMKLDANSFLLTDDFTGIVYVVRKKG from the coding sequence ATGAGAAAGCTACTGTTTTTTACGATCCTGTTGTTGCCGATCTACACGCTTAGCCAATCGAGGCTCGTCGACCAGCGCATTTCGCTAAAAAATGGAAGATCGTTCACGATAAAGATCGCCGAGGGCTACGAAATGATCCCGGCAATGGAAGGCCTGAAACGCGTGCGTTTTTTTGCCAAAGCCCCCGACGGCCGCATCTTCGTGACTGACATGTACAACCTCGCTGACAATACCCGTGGTACTGTTTACATACTTGACGGCTGGAATGCGGAAACGGGCAAATTCAGCAAGCTTATTCCGTACTTGACCAAGCTCCGAAACCCGAACAGCGTGCAATTCTATCGCGACGCAAATGGCCAGGAATGGTTCTATCTTGCTGAAACTCATCAGCTAACTCGCAGAAAATTCACACTCGGCGAAACAAAACCGACCGACACAAAACCCGAGGTCCTCGCAACCTTCCCCGACTACGGCCTCTCTTACAAGTACGGCGGTTGGCATCTGACGCGGACGATCTCGTTCTCACCGGACGGACGTCTCTATGTCTCGGTCGGTTCAAGCTGTAATTCGTGTGTTGAGAAGGAAAAGATCCGCGCAAGTATCATCTCAATGAACCCCGACGGCACTGATCAACGAGAGTTCGCTAAAGGCCTGAGAAACGCCGTCGGCCTGCGGGCGATCGGCAAATATGTCTTCGCGACCAACCAGGGCAGTGACCACCTCGGTATGCAAAAGCCTGACGAGACATTCTACGCGCTAAAAGAAGGTGCCGATTACGGCTGGCCGTATTGCCACTCGTCGAACGGCAAGATCTTTGCTGACCCGAAGATCAAACGCTCGAGCGGCTGCACAAATGTCACCGCTCCGTACGCATTTTTCCCCTCGCGTTCGTCCGCACTCGGATTCGACTATTTCGACGACGCCGACGCTGATCCGCTCGTCAAAAACGCCTTCCTGGTCTCACTTCACGGCTCGACCGACAAGAACATGGGTCACGGCTACAAGGTCGTCATCATGCGTAAGGGCGAAAAGCTGCAAGACCTGATCACCGGATTTCTCCAAAACGGCAAGGTCATGGGCCGCCCGTGCGACATCATGAAGCTCGATGCCAATTCTTTTCTGCTCACAGATGATTTTACGGGTATCGTGTATGTCGTTAGAAAGAAAGGCTGA
- the bshA gene encoding N-acetyl-alpha-D-glucosaminyl L-malate synthase BshA, with protein sequence MNIGITVYPTYGGSGIVGSELGRDLAERGHNVHFISSVLPTRLTELNERIHFHEVEMMSYALFEHQPYDLALATKMATVARAEKLDLLHVHYAIPHSISAILARESIKQKRYVPVITTLHGTDITLVGADRSYLPITRYGLQQSDGVTAVSKFLKQATIETFDFDEIEVIPNFICEKHYMRLPDSPLRSELAPNGERLLVHVSNFRHVKRPNDCVEILAKVRAAGQNARLILVGDGPELSAVRYRAEQLGVIENTVFVGKQANIADYLGIADVFLLPSELESFGLAALEAQACEVPVIATRIGGIPEVVNDGESGFLSDVGDVEKMSVDTLKLLSDEDLRRAFGERGRELAVQRYSTSKIIPQYIAFYEKIVNKAKAAAA encoded by the coding sequence ATGAACATCGGCATCACAGTCTATCCAACCTACGGCGGCAGCGGGATCGTCGGCTCCGAACTCGGCCGCGACCTCGCGGAACGCGGGCATAATGTGCATTTCATCTCGTCGGTTCTCCCGACGAGGCTCACCGAGTTGAACGAACGTATTCACTTTCACGAAGTCGAAATGATGTCGTACGCACTGTTCGAACATCAGCCATACGATCTAGCCCTCGCGACCAAAATGGCCACCGTCGCCCGAGCAGAAAAGTTAGACCTACTCCACGTTCATTACGCGATACCGCACTCGATCTCTGCGATCCTCGCCCGCGAATCGATCAAGCAAAAACGCTACGTGCCGGTTATAACGACGCTTCACGGAACGGACATCACGCTGGTTGGAGCCGACCGCAGCTATCTGCCGATCACACGTTACGGTCTACAGCAATCGGACGGCGTGACCGCCGTTTCGAAATTTCTAAAACAGGCTACGATCGAGACCTTTGATTTTGATGAAATCGAAGTAATTCCGAATTTTATTTGCGAGAAGCACTACATGCGGCTGCCCGATTCGCCGTTGCGTTCAGAACTCGCGCCCAACGGCGAACGCTTGCTCGTTCACGTATCGAATTTTCGCCATGTAAAACGTCCAAATGACTGCGTCGAGATACTTGCCAAAGTCCGAGCCGCGGGGCAGAATGCGAGGCTTATTCTGGTCGGTGATGGCCCAGAGTTATCAGCGGTTCGTTATAGGGCCGAACAGCTTGGCGTCATAGAAAACACGGTCTTTGTCGGCAAACAGGCGAATATCGCCGATTATCTCGGCATCGCGGATGTCTTCCTTCTGCCTTCCGAACTAGAATCCTTCGGGCTCGCAGCCCTAGAAGCTCAGGCGTGCGAGGTACCAGTCATTGCCACCCGAATCGGCGGCATTCCTGAGGTGGTTAACGATGGAGAATCGGGCTTCCTGAGCGATGTCGGCGACGTTGAAAAGATGAGCGTGGATACGCTGAAACTGCTAAGCGATGAAGATCTGCGACGGGCCTTCGGCGAACGAGGACGTGAACTCGCCGTTCAGCGATATTCGACATCTAAGATCATCCCGCAATACATCGCTTTCTACGAAAAGATCGTCAACAAAGCGAAAGCAGCAGCCGCGTAA
- a CDS encoding HU family DNA-binding protein has product MARMTQTEIISSLAESTGAKKSDVKALFDALASLATEEVKKNGEFTLPGFGKLKKTARKAREGRNPATGAVIKIPAKTTVKFTIGKAMKDAVA; this is encoded by the coding sequence ATGGCTCGTATGACACAGACTGAAATTATCAGCAGCTTGGCTGAATCGACCGGTGCGAAAAAATCGGATGTTAAAGCTCTTTTTGACGCTCTTGCATCGCTCGCAACCGAGGAAGTAAAGAAGAACGGCGAATTCACGCTGCCTGGATTCGGCAAACTGAAAAAGACCGCTCGCAAGGCTCGCGAAGGACGTAACCCGGCTACGGGAGCAGTCATCAAGATCCCTGCGAAGACAACTGTCAAGTTCACGATCGGCAAGGCTATGAAAGACGCTGTTGCATAA
- a CDS encoding Gfo/Idh/MocA family oxidoreductase translates to MRKISWGIIGAGDIVRKRIVPAMQEVLNSEVVAIARGKADMAAAFAAEFGIPKWYADYREMLGDDEINAVYIASPVHLHAKHTIAAAEAGKHVLCEKPMAMDATECDRAIAACEVNNVKLGIAYYRRFYPVVERIRRAFRDDEIGKPVFAQINSFEAFNPGPEHPRRWFVEKAKSGGGPMMDFGCHRLEILLNLFGKASRVESINANVAYDREVEDTSAALMQFESGTCASLVVTHAAQESQDTLDIFGTAGSIHIASLNSGEIKIVKGYETRIEMHPPSANFHSPLIEDFADAIINDREPRISGKTGRDVAVIEDKIYGR, encoded by the coding sequence ATGAGAAAGATAAGCTGGGGAATCATCGGAGCAGGCGATATTGTGCGAAAACGCATTGTGCCCGCGATGCAGGAAGTACTTAACTCGGAGGTAGTAGCGATCGCTCGCGGAAAAGCCGATATGGCGGCGGCCTTCGCTGCTGAGTTTGGCATCCCGAAATGGTATGCGGACTATCGGGAAATGCTCGGTGACGACGAGATCAATGCGGTTTATATCGCATCGCCTGTACATCTGCACGCCAAACACACGATCGCGGCCGCCGAAGCCGGAAAGCATGTTTTATGCGAAAAACCGATGGCGATGGACGCCACCGAATGCGACCGTGCGATAGCGGCTTGTGAGGTAAATAATGTAAAGCTCGGCATTGCCTACTACCGGCGATTTTATCCGGTCGTCGAGCGAATTCGCCGGGCATTTCGCGATGACGAGATCGGAAAGCCCGTTTTTGCTCAGATAAATAGTTTTGAAGCGTTCAATCCCGGACCTGAACATCCGCGGCGTTGGTTTGTCGAAAAAGCGAAAAGCGGCGGCGGGCCGATGATGGATTTTGGCTGTCACAGGCTGGAGATCTTGCTGAATCTTTTCGGGAAGGCGAGCCGTGTTGAGAGCATTAATGCAAATGTCGCGTACGACCGCGAGGTCGAGGACACCTCGGCTGCGTTGATGCAATTTGAATCGGGAACTTGTGCTTCGCTTGTGGTCACGCATGCGGCGCAGGAATCGCAGGACACTCTAGATATCTTCGGCACCGCTGGATCTATCCATATCGCCTCGCTCAACAGCGGCGAGATAAAGATCGTGAAGGGTTACGAAACCAGAATCGAGATGCATCCGCCATCCGCGAATTTTCATTCGCCGCTGATCGAGGATTTTGCGGACGCGATCATTAACGACCGCGAGCCGCGAATTTCTGGCAAAACCGGCCGCGATGTCGCCGTGATCGAGGACAAGATATACGGACGGTAA
- a CDS encoding sigma-70 family RNA polymerase sigma factor, protein MSAVPEKHKNTVREAIEHLISRAGNSRSLTGDDIAGRVEATVEKYLLRDNPGAAHVEIEDFVHEIRADDLCLIVACEKGDEKAWEDLVANFDSTVKSAARKISSNNEDAEDLASSIWAELYGLRVDADGNKKSKLAYYSGRGSLAGWLRAVVSQLAVDQFRKQSKFVQIEEDREFENLANEASNGDGPHFGSHIENPEELYSEGRTTADVSAALSSAIAGLEAEDRLILKLYYFDSLKLKDIAATFGYHEATASRKLTRVQSEIRKGVEKSLKTQHGWTDIEVKRHLSETAASLGINLETMFAALLLLAIVQDIVGSGVL, encoded by the coding sequence ATGAGCGCGGTTCCTGAGAAGCACAAAAATACGGTTCGCGAGGCGATAGAGCATTTGATCTCTCGCGCCGGTAATTCGCGTTCTCTGACGGGTGACGATATCGCGGGGCGGGTTGAGGCGACGGTTGAGAAGTATTTGCTGCGGGACAATCCCGGTGCCGCTCATGTTGAGATCGAGGATTTTGTGCATGAGATCAGGGCTGATGACCTGTGTTTGATCGTGGCTTGCGAAAAGGGCGATGAGAAGGCTTGGGAAGATCTGGTTGCGAATTTTGATTCGACGGTTAAGTCTGCCGCACGCAAGATCTCGTCGAATAACGAGGACGCTGAGGATCTCGCAAGTTCGATTTGGGCAGAGCTTTACGGGCTTCGTGTCGATGCGGACGGCAATAAGAAGAGCAAGCTGGCGTATTATTCGGGACGCGGAAGCCTAGCCGGTTGGCTGCGGGCGGTGGTTTCGCAATTGGCCGTAGATCAGTTTAGAAAGCAGTCCAAATTTGTTCAGATCGAGGAAGACCGCGAGTTTGAGAATCTGGCAAACGAGGCTTCGAATGGCGACGGGCCGCATTTTGGTTCGCATATTGAGAATCCTGAGGAGCTTTATAGCGAAGGCCGCACGACGGCCGACGTTTCCGCAGCCTTGAGTTCGGCAATTGCAGGACTTGAAGCCGAAGATCGATTGATCCTTAAGCTCTACTATTTCGACAGCCTGAAATTAAAAGACATCGCCGCGACCTTCGGCTATCACGAAGCAACAGCGAGCCGAAAACTCACACGCGTTCAAAGCGAGATCCGCAAAGGCGTTGAAAAAAGCCTGAAAACGCAGCACGGTTGGACTGACATTGAGGTCAAACGTCACCTCTCTGAGACCGCAGCGAGCCTCGGCATTAATCTCGAAACGATGTTCGCCGCATTACTGTTACTGGCGATCGTGCAAGATATTGTAGGTAGCGGCGTTCTATAG
- a CDS encoding polyphosphate kinase 2 family protein, translating to MNIEKFRVAEGSKVNLKKHPTDFTGDYTDKKQAVKDLEKNVARMRELQDVLYAQDKYSLLIIIQAMDAAGKDGAIEHVMTGVNPQGCHIVSFKQPSSEELDHDFLWRCQKNLPARGMIGIFNRSHYEEVLVVRVHPQILQFQQLPDETLNDKDIWNKRFKHIRDWENHLVENGTQVIKFFLNVSRDEQKARFLSRIEEEDKNWKFSIGDVKERGMWSEYMKCYTEAMEATSTEKAPWYIIPADKKWFTRLAISEIIVKKLESLDLKYPVMTDEHKAELLEAKKMLESEPPA from the coding sequence ATGAATATAGAAAAATTCCGCGTTGCCGAAGGTTCCAAAGTTAACCTCAAAAAACATCCCACCGACTTCACCGGCGATTATACCGATAAAAAACAAGCGGTGAAAGACCTCGAGAAAAATGTCGCACGGATGCGCGAATTGCAGGACGTTTTGTATGCCCAGGACAAATATTCGCTGCTCATTATTATTCAGGCGATGGATGCGGCTGGAAAGGACGGGGCGATCGAGCACGTTATGACCGGTGTCAATCCGCAAGGATGCCATATCGTTTCATTCAAACAGCCGTCGAGCGAGGAACTCGACCATGATTTCCTGTGGCGTTGTCAGAAAAACCTGCCGGCGAGAGGAATGATCGGCATTTTTAACCGCTCACACTACGAAGAGGTTCTGGTTGTGCGGGTTCATCCGCAGATCCTGCAATTTCAACAATTGCCGGACGAGACGCTGAACGACAAAGACATCTGGAATAAGCGTTTCAAACACATCCGCGATTGGGAAAACCATCTTGTTGAGAACGGAACGCAGGTCATAAAATTTTTCCTTAATGTTTCGCGGGACGAGCAAAAGGCGAGATTCCTGTCGCGGATCGAGGAGGAAGACAAAAACTGGAAATTCTCGATCGGCGATGTCAAAGAACGCGGAATGTGGAGCGAATACATGAAATGCTACACCGAGGCGATGGAAGCGACATCGACGGAAAAAGCGCCATGGTATATCATCCCGGCTGATAAAAAGTGGTTCACGCGGCTCGCTATCTCAGAGATCATTGTTAAGAAACTCGAATCGCTCGACTTGAAATACCCGGTGATGACCGACGAGCACAAGGCTGAGCTTCTGGAAGCGAAGAAAATGCTCGAGTCAGAACCGCCTGCGTAA